The following proteins are co-located in the Phragmites australis chromosome 10, lpPhrAust1.1, whole genome shotgun sequence genome:
- the LOC133883398 gene encoding chaperone protein dnaJ 8, chloroplastic-like: MAVGGGVRVTSSSSVEVWGRRTGAPRRGPATVRCSCVGEAGAGAAGGLAEDHYRTLRLRPGATRGEVKKAFRRLALTYHPDVCKESDGDSGVHFQRINVAYQMLMSNMREAEDRLEYWRLRYGLTDEDLDKYRYYLNDQDDDWFDM; this comes from the exons ATGGCTGTTGGAGGAGGCGTGCGCGTGACCTCGTCATCGTCGGTGGAGGTGTGGGGGAGGAGGACGGGGGCGCCGCGGCGCGGTCCGGCGACGGTCAGGTGCAGCTGCGTGGGCGAGGCTGGGGCGGGGGCGGCTGGGGGGCTGGCCGAGGACCACTACCGGACGCTGCGGCTCCGGCCGGGGGCAACCAGGGGCGAGGTCAAGAAGGCCTTCCGACGCCTCGCGCTCACG TATCATCCGGACGTTTGCAAGGAGAGCGACGGCGACAGCGGCGTGCATTTCCAGAGGATCAACGTTGCGTATCAG ATGCTGATGAGCAACATGAGGGAGGCCGAGGATAGGCTCGAGTACTGGCGGCTCAGATACGGCCTCACCGACGAGGATCTGGACAAGTACAGGTACTACCTCAACGACCAAGACGACGACTGGTTCGACATGTGA
- the LOC133883400 gene encoding uncharacterized protein LOC133883400, producing MEFRFRAGDRRPRRPSCSSSSARFSRPRDRRFTQRGKHRLTEVSTDSVRSRAAGPFHGGPPPFEWEAAARRERIIREEVERRLIEEEVRRELALARARLHGGLEPGPFFRSDGRFVPPPPVSFFGPDGPSMPPPPVPFFGLDRPFMPPPPPIPVGMHPNAPPPALFSAWVGFGQFVIRRQAGFGQRELLGEAKRPPLSPPKHKLELREIEPSESSEVLSSETKISGVKRKANVIAATTESALPSETKISGVKRKAVVIAAITEPTLSSDTKISSVKRKADVIAATTERRLSSETEISGMKRRANVIDTTTEPTKLQKAAQDWSCALCQVTTTSEAGLHEHLQGKKHKANLAQCGASKAIDDDKSGLQATTGNKNGVGTSDAPKKICILVDGVMHEVVQKSNYLWCGRCRVRCNNNVTMAGHLRGRKHSLLNKVWMSIKTLRMNKISKEDSAAAYERKVNENGPTEIPEEDKGSTYMATELNENGPIRIPVEIKKEATDMAEEVNENVPNIISVRIKKEDTDMASEVNKYGPIEIPMEIKQEGSDMAVDVNTNRTIEIPAEIKKEGTEMDREVNENRSKETTDVTLLVPKEE from the exons ATGGAGTTCCGCTTCCGCGCTGGCGACCGCAGGCCGCGCCgcccctcctgctcctcctcatccgcCCGGTTCTCCCGTCCCCGCGACCGACGCTTCACGCAGCGAGGTAAGCACCGACTGACAGAGGTAAGCACAGACAGTGTCCGCTCCCGCGCAGCCGGGCCATTCCATGGAGGGCCGCCGCCGTTCGAGTGGGAGGCTGCGGCGCGGCGCGAGCGGATCATCCGCGAGGAGGTGGAGCGCCGGCTCATCGAGGAGGAGGTCCGCCGCGAGCTCGCCCTCGCGCGCGCCCGGCTCCACGGCGGGTTAGAGCCCGGACCGTTCTTCAGATCCGACGGCCGCTtcgtgccgccaccgccggtcTCTTTCTTCGGTCCCGATGGCCCTTCCATGCCACCACCACCGGTCCCTTTCTTCGGTCTTGACAGGCCTttcatgccgccgccgccgccgatacCGGTGGGCATGCACCCgaacgcgccgccgccggctttGTTCAGCGCATGGGTGGGGTTTGGGCAGTTCGTGATCCGGCGGCAAGCGGGTTTTGGGCAAAGGGAACTCCTCGGTGAGGCGAAGAGGCCGCCCCTGTCGCCGCCGAAGCATAAGCTCGAGCTGCGCGAGATCGAGCCCAGCGAGAGCTCCGAG GTTCTTTCATCAGAGACAAAGATTTCTGGTGTGAAGAGGAAGGCAAATGTGATTGCTGCAACTACTGAATCAGCACTTCCATCAGAGACTAAGATTTCTGGTGTGAAGAGGAAGGCAGTTGTGATTGCTGCAATTACTGAACCAACACTTTCATCAGACACAAAGATTTCTAGTGTGAAGAGGAAGGCAGATGTGATTGCTGCAACTACTGAACGAAGACTTTCATCAGAGACAGAGATTTCTGGTATGAAGAGGAGGGCAAATGTGATTGATACAACCACTGAAccaacaaaattacaaaaagcAGCCCAGGACTGGAGTTGTGCTCTGTGTCAAGTGACCACAACTAGTGAGGCTGGTCTTCATGAACATCTTCAAGGGAAAAAGCATAAGGCAAATCTGGCTCAATGTGGAGCCAGCAAGGCAATCGATGATGACAAAAGTGGCTTGCAGGCAACAACCGGGAATAAGAATGGCGTCGGCACTAGCGATGCACCTAAGAAAATATGCATCCTAGTCGATGGAGTAATGCATGAAGTTGTTCAGAAAAGCAATTATCTGTGGTGTGGGCGCTGCAGGGTCAGGTGCAACAACAACGTCACCATGGCTGGCCATCTGCGGGGCAGGAAGCACAGTTTATTGAATAAGGTTTGGATGTCGATAAAGACTTTGAGAATGAACAAGATAAGTAAGGAAGATTCAGCTGCTGCATACGAGAGAAAGGTAAATGAAAATGGCCCTACTGAAATTCCAGAGGAAGATAAGGGAAGCACATACATGGCCACTGAGTTAAatgaaaatggtcctattagaaTTCCTGTGGAAATCAAGAAGGAAGCCACTGACATGGCCGAAGAAGTAAATGAGAATGTACCTAATATAATTTCTGTGCGAATCAAGAAGGAAGACACTGACATGGCGAGTGAAGTAAATAAATATGGCCCCATTGAAATTCCTATGGAAATCAAGCAGGAGGGCTCTGACATGGCTGTGGATGTAAATACAAATAGAACTATTGAAATTCCAGCGGAAATCAAGAAAGAAGGCACAGAAATGGACAGGGAGGTAAATGAAAATAGGTCCAAGGAAACCACAGATGTGACACTACTTGTGCCAAAGGAGGAATAA
- the LOC133883399 gene encoding NADPH HC-toxin reductase 1-like, with translation MAEEGKSIVGSCSGVRVCVTGGASFIGSWLVKKLLERGHTVHATLRNTGDEEKAGLLRRLVPGAAERLRLFEADLFDAATFAPAIAGCQFVFHIATLYRLEAAGSMYKNTAEAAVDAVRVILRLCAESKTVKRVIHTASVSTASPLKEEDSGAGYKDFISENCWTSLNIDYPLRSTHFDNYVLSKLQSEKELLSYNDGESPAFEVVTLPLGLVAGDTVLRRAPETLENAVSPVSRNEAHFGLPRLLQSLLGSVPLVHVDDVCEALVFCMERPSIAGRFLCAAAYPTIHDIVDHYANKFPHVDVLKVTEAVARVQPDGNKLGELGFRYKYGVGEILDSSVACAARLGSLDAAKLSVQKT, from the exons ATGGCGGAAGAGGGGAAGAGCATCGTCGGAAGCTGCAGCGGGGTGCGTGTGTGCGTGACCGGAGGCGCCAGCTTCATCGGCTCGTGGCTCGTCAAGAAGCTCCTCGAGAGGGGCCATACCGTCCACGCCACCCTGCGGAACACCG GAGATGAGGAGAAGGCGGGGCTGCTGCGGCGGCTGGTTCCCGGCGCGGCGGAGCGGCTGCGATTGTTCGAGGCCGACCTCTTCGACGCCGCCACCTTCGCCCCGGCGATCGCTGGGTGCCAGTTCGTCTTCCACATCGCTACGCTCTACCGGCTCGAAGCCGCCGGCTCCATG TACAAGAACACGGCGGAGGCAGCAGTGGACGCGGTGCGAGTGATCCTCCGGCTGTGCGCGGAGTCCAAGACGGTCAAGCGCGTGATCCACACCGCCTCCGTATCGACCGCTTCGCCGCTGAAGGAGGAGGACTCCGGCGCCGGGTACAAAGATTTCATCAGCGAAAATTGCTGGACTTCGCTCAACATTGACTACCCTCTCCGTAGCACACACTTCGAT AATTACGTACTGTCGAAGCTGCAGTCGGAGAAGGAGCTCCTGAGCTACAACGACGGCGAGAGCCCGGCGTTCGAGGTGGTCACTTTGCCACTGGGCCTCGTCGCGGGCGACACGGTCCTCCGTCGCGCTCCGGAGACGCTGGAGAACGCCGTGTCGCCGGTGTCCCGGAACGAAGCCCACTTCGGACTCCCGCGCCTTCTGCAGAGTCTGCTCGGCTCGGTGCCGCTGGTGCACGTGGACGACGTCTGCGAGGCGCTCGTCTTCTGCATGGAGCGCCCGTCCATCGCCGGCCGGTTCCTCTGCGCCGCCGCGTACCCGACCATCCACGACATCGTCGACCACTACGCCAACAAGTTCCCTCACGTCGACGTCCTCAAAGT GACGGAGGCGGTGGCGAGAGTGCAACCTGACGGGAACAAGTTGGGGGAGCTGGGTTTCAGGTACAAGTACGGGGTGGGAGAGATTCTTGATAGCAGCGTCGCCTGCGCGGCGAGATTGGGTTCTCTTGATGCAGCCAAGCTCAGCGTGCAGAAAACATAG
- the LOC133883396 gene encoding magnesium transporter MRS2-B: protein MAAATAADSVKQPLLHRAYPSRAASASSPSLPSAPPGGAAARRFPGGLDVPNLKKRGGGTRSWIRVEAASASVQTLEIDKATMMRRCELPARDLRLLDPLFVYPSTILGRERAIVVNLEQIRCVITADEVLLLNSLDSYVLQYAAELQRRLLQRAEGDELPFEFRALELALEAACSFLDAQAAELEIEAYPLLDELTSKISTLNLERVRRLKSRLVALTRRVQKVRDEIEQLMDDDGDMAEMYLTEKKMRMESSVFGDQSLLGYSSAAAGTSVSAPVSPVSSPTESRKLEKAFSLCRSRHDSVKSSDNTMTEHIQELEMLLEAYFVVIDSTLNKLTSLKEYIDDTEDFINIQLDNVRNQLIQFELLLTTATFVVAIFGVVAGIFGMNFESSVFKIQNAFQWVLIITGVVGAFIFCCFLWFFKYKRLMPL from the exons atggccgccgccaccgccgcggaCTCTGTCAAGCAGCCGCTCCTCCACCGCGCGTACCCGTcccgcgccgcctccgcctcgtcgccctccctcccctccgccCCGCCCGGGGGTGCCGCGGCCCgccgcttcccgggcggcctcgaCGTCCCCAACCTCAAGAagcgcggcggcggcacgcGCAGCTGGATCCGCGTCGAGGCCGCCTCGGCGTCCGTGCAGACGCTCGAGATCGACAAGGCCACCATGATGCGGCGCTGCGAGCTCCCCGCGCGGGACCTCCGCCTGCTCGACCCGCTCTTCGTGTACCCGTCCACGATCCTGGGCCGCGAGCGCGCCATCGTCGTCAACCTGGAGCAGATCCGGTGCGTGATCACCGCGGACGAGGTGCTCCTGCTCAACTCCCTCGACAGCTACGTCCTCCAGTACGCCGCCGAGCTCCAGCGTCGCCTGCTCCAGCGCGCCGAGGGCGACGAGCTCCCCTTCGAGTTTCGCGCGCTCGAGCTCGCCCTCGAGGCTGCTTGCTCCTTCCTCGACGCCCAG GCAGCAGAATTGGAAATTGAAGCATATCCATTGTTGGATGAGCTGACATCGAAAATCAGTACTCTAAATTTGGAACGTGTCCGGCGATTAAAAAGTAGACTTGTAGCTTTGACAAGAAGAGTTCAGAAG GTCAGGGATGAAATAGAACAGCTAATGGATGATGATGGCGATATGGCCGAGATGTATCTCACCGAGAAAAAGATGAGGATGGAATCATCTGTCTTTGGTGATCAGTCTTTGTTGGGATACAGTTCAGCAGCCGCTGGGACATCAGTTTCGGCTCCTGTATCTCCAGTCTCGTCACCCACAGAATCACGGAAGCTGGAGAAAGCTTTCAGCTTGTGTAGAAGTAGGCATGACAGTGTGAAGAGCTCAGATAACACAATGACAGAACATATTCAAGAGCTGGAGATGTTGCTGGAAGCATATTTTGTTGTTATTGACAGCACTCTCAACAAGCTGACTTCG CTGAAGGAGTACATTGACGACACTGAAGATTTTATCAACATTCAGCTG GACAATGTGCGGAATCAGCTGATCCAGTTTGAGTTGCTGCTAACGACGGCAACATTTGTTGTGGCTATTTTTGGAGTGGTCGCGGGGATATTTGGGATGAACTTCGAGTCTTCAGTTTTCAAGATACAGAACGCATTCCAGTGGGTTCTCATCATTACTGGAGTGGTCGGTGCTTTCATCTTCTGCTGCTTCCTTTGGTTCTTCAAGTACAAGAGACTGATGCCTCTATAG